GACCGGGCAGAAACTCCATCGACAGGTAGTTCACATGGCGCTGAGGTGTAATGGCGGTGGAAGATGTTGGCGACGCGGTGTACGTCAGCAGTTGTTCCGACAGCGCAAGGCTGACGGCGCGCCAACACTGCACTGGCGTCATCGCCTTCAGGGACGCGACACCACCGAGCCGCTGCTGGCGAAGCAGCGCAGCGGCAAACTGTGACGCATCAAAGGCGATGGCAGGATGGGCGGAGGAAACGGGCTGCGTTAAAGCCTCTGGCTTTTTTGCGGCCGCTGAACGTTTTGGCGATCCGGATACTTTTGCAGAACCCGACTTTCTTGAAGAATCTGACATCGTGCCTCCTCCTTTGTCCATCATGGAAAAGGCACATCGAGTTCAACACAACTCCAACTGTACCTTATGTTGTTCAATGATTTTCAGTACGCTGGGCGGTGGTGACTGATCGGTAAAAAGATAGTCGATCAAATCCATGTTACCCAAATTCACCATCGCATTACGGCCAAACTTGGAATGGTCCGTCACTAGCATGACGCAGCGAGAATTTTCAATAATCGCCCGTTTTGTGCGCACTTCATGGTAATCAAACTCCAGTAATGACCCATCCATGTCAATACCACTGATGCCCAAAATGCCGAAATCCAGACGGAACTGAGAGATAAAATCCAGCGTCGCCTCACCCATAATACCGCCATCGCGGGTACGCACTTCGCCACCGGCCAAGATCAGGCGAAAATCCTCTTTTGCCGTCAGCAGCGTTGCTACATTCAGGTTATTGGTGACGACACGCAGATCTTTATGCTGCATCAGTGCATAGGCCACCGCTTCAGGCGTGGTGCCGATATCGATAAACAAGGTCGCGCCGTCTGGAATCTGGCTTGCCACCCGACGGGCAATGCGCGCTTTTTCGTCCGACCACATCATTTTACGGTCATGGTAGGCCGTGTTAACCGAGCTAGACGGCAATGCCGCACCGCCGTGGTGGCGATGGATTTTATTCTGCTCGGCCAGATCGTTCAGATCGCGACGAATGGTCTGCGGGCTCACCGCAAAATGCTCAACTAGCTCTTCAGTACTGACATAGCCCTGCTGGCGCACCAGTTCAATAATGGCGTCATGCCGTTGTGTCTGCTTCACATTTATCCCCTAAGACGCCCCGATTTACTGGGGGTTTGTTTTATTATACGTGTCCCAAAAGGCCATCAATAGCCCGACAACCAGACCGGCCACATGCGCCGCATTCGCGATCGACATGCCTAAAATATCGAAATATCCGGCGACCAGCCACAGTAAAGCGAAGGCCATCAAACTGCGCGGCAGGGATAAATAACCGTCAGGCTCTCGTTCCCCCCGCAGCCAGACATAACCCATCAGGGCATACACCACGCCAGACAGACCACCAAAATGGGTGCCGCTAAACCAGGACTGCGCCCAGCCGCTCACCAGCGCGGAAACCAGCGTGATGACCAGCAACTTTCCGGTTCCCAGCACTTTTTCAACTGGGCCGCCCAGATACCACCACCACATGAGATTGAACAAAATGTGCAGCAGGGAAAAGTGCAACAAAACATGACTGAACCAGCGCCACACCTCGATCTGTTGCCCCTCAGTTGGGAACGCCAGCCATACCATCACGCTCTCATAGCCCGCGATTTGCATCAGGATGAACACCGCGATCGTCACGACCATCAGGGAGAGCGTCAGCGGGCCTGCCTTCTGTTTCAGCGTTTGCAGGTAAGAATAACGTTGGTATTGGATGCCCGTATCCATCGATCCCGTTTGCCAACTGGCCGCCAGATAGCGCGGGTTTGTCGGGTCACGCAGAAAAATCTCCAGCGCTTCCTGAACCTTGCTCAGTTGAGTTTCATCCTCCAGCCACAGTTCAGCTTCATGTCCCTGAGGCCGCATGTCCAGATGCACCTGCTGCGTATGCATGTAATCAACAAATGCCTGAGCCAGACGCGGGTTGGAGAGAGCAATAACGCGAATCATCATAGCGGGAAGCGCCAGTGGGTAGGTTGAGTTAGGAACATGATAATAAAAATTCTGTTATCGTCATGCGATCAGGCTTGCGCCTGCGTGTCTTGCGGGTAGCGATTTTGCCAGGCTTCAAAGCCGCCATCGATACTGTACACTGAATCAAACCCCAGGCTAATCAGGTACTGTGCAGCATTGCGGCTGCTAATGCCGTGGTAGCAAATCACCATGACCGGTGCTTCAAAGTCAGCGCCGCGCACAAAGTCAGATAGCGTCTCGTTCGTCAGGTGCGTCGCGCCGGGAACATGGGCTGCGGCAAAGCTCTGTGGATCGCGAATATCAACAACAACGCCCCCTTCCTGCCAGCGGGAATGGGCTTGTTCAATACTGATAGCTTCAAATTGTTCCATCGAAAGTGACAACCTTGTTAATAATGGACAGGATGTTAGTAACCACTGACGTCATGGCAACCCGAGGCGTCATTGTAACCCGCCTTCAACGGCATAAAACCCAAATGATTATACGGTTATTTATAAAAACAGTGCTTCACTAACGTAAGTCGTGGCGACAAAACAGCACAATGCCAGCCCAATATCCCTTCTTTTAATGTGACAACTATCATCATATTGTTAGGTTCGTCACGCATAAATGTTTTTATTTGGTTAACCATTGGCTGATTTGTTTGTTTTCGATTATCATAATGCTCGAAAACGAACATTTTGATTTATTCGAGGGTGGAGGAAGAAACGTGGAAACCAAAGATCTCATCGTTATCGGCGGCGGAATTAACGGTGCAGGCATCGCCGCAGATGCGGCTGGGCGAGGGTTATCAGTCCTGTTGTTGGAAGCACAGGATCTTGCCTGTGCCACGTCCTCAGCCAGTTCCAAGCTAATTCATGGTGGCCTGCGTTACCTTGAGCACTATGAGTTTCGTTTGGTCAGCGAAGCGCTGTCTGAGCGCGAAACGCTGCTGAAAATGGCCCCGCACATTATTTTCCCTATGCGCTTTCGTTTGCCCCACCAGCCGCACCTGCGTCCGGCCTGGATGATTCGTATCGGCCTGTTCATGTACGACAACATCGGCAAACGCGTCAGTCTGCCTGCCAGTAAAGGACTGAAATTCGGCGCAGATTCCGTGCTTAAGCCTGAATTGAAGCAGGGCTTTGAATATTCTGACTGCTGGGTGGACGATGCTCGTCTGGTGGTGTTAAACGCGCAGGAAGTGACAAAACGCGGTGGAGCAGTCCGTACCCGCACCAAAGTGACCCGCGCTCGCCGTGAGCAAGGCGTATGGATTGTGGATGCGGTTGATTCACTGACCGGCGAAACCTTTACCTGGCGCGCCAAAGGTCTGGTGAACGCCACGGGTCCGTGGGTGAAAGAATTCTTTGATGACGGCCTGCAACTGAAATCGCCTTACGGCATCCGTTTGATCAAAGGCAGCCACATCGTGGTGCCAAAAGTGCATAACCAACCGCAGGCGTATATTCTGCAAAACAAAGATCACCGTATTGTGTTCGTCATCCCGTGGCAGGACGATTATTCGATCATCGGCACAACCGACGTGGAATACAAAGGCAATCCGCACGATGTGAAGATCGATGACAACGAAGTCAGTTACCTGCTGGATGTGTATAACGACCATTTCAAACAGCAACTTACGCGTGACGATATCGTCTGGACCTACTCTGGCGTGCGCCCACTGTGTGATGACGAATCCGATTCTCCACAGGCAATCACGCGTGATTACACGTTGTCAGTCGATGATGATAACGGTCAGGCTCCGCTGCTTTCCGTTTTCGGCGGCAAACTGACGACATATCGTAAGCTGGCAGAGCACGCGCTGGACAAGCTGCACAAATACTACCCGCAAGCGGGTAAGGCCTGGACGAAAGGCGCGGTACTGCCGGGTGGTGATATCGCTGGCACGCGTGATGACTACGCCGCTGCGCTGCGTCGCCGCTTCAATCTGCCTGAATCACTGACGCGCCGTTACAGCCGCACCTACGGTTCAAACAGCGAACTGATTCTGGCAAACGTGAAAGGCCTCAGCGACCTGGGTGAAGATTTCGGCCATGATCTGTACGAAGCGGAACTGCGCTATCTGGTCGAAAAAGAATGGGCAGTTATGCTTGATGACGTCATCTGGCGCCGCACCAAATTGGGTATGCGCTTCGATGACGCCCAGAAACAACGTATCAGCGACTGGCTGGCAAGCTACCGCCAACAGCAGATAGCAAAAGCGGGTTAATCCGCCTTCTTTTGCTATCCTTCTATCATATGAGATACCCTTCCCTTAACGATGTAGGGTTGCAGGATCCCCAAAGAAACTTACTCAAGTAGGTTTCTTTGGGATATAGGGAAATAGATAATATGTCGCTTGGAGAATGATGAATATTATGCCTGAGATAAACAGGTATTATAAAGCACGGTGGGATTAGTATTTTATACATTACCCCACTGTTCCAATCTTGAAATCCATTCATTGAATTTTGGACACTCTTCGCGTATTTTAGCCAAACCTATTTCCTCAGCTATAATAGGCCCATGCTCTGTTTTATTGTAAGA
This genomic interval from Pectobacterium aquaticum contains the following:
- the glpE gene encoding thiosulfate sulfurtransferase GlpE, whose amino-acid sequence is MEQFEAISIEQAHSRWQEGGVVVDIRDPQSFAAAHVPGATHLTNETLSDFVRGADFEAPVMVICYHGISSRNAAQYLISLGFDSVYSIDGGFEAWQNRYPQDTQAQA
- the glpD gene encoding glycerol-3-phosphate dehydrogenase, whose translation is METKDLIVIGGGINGAGIAADAAGRGLSVLLLEAQDLACATSSASSKLIHGGLRYLEHYEFRLVSEALSERETLLKMAPHIIFPMRFRLPHQPHLRPAWMIRIGLFMYDNIGKRVSLPASKGLKFGADSVLKPELKQGFEYSDCWVDDARLVVLNAQEVTKRGGAVRTRTKVTRARREQGVWIVDAVDSLTGETFTWRAKGLVNATGPWVKEFFDDGLQLKSPYGIRLIKGSHIVVPKVHNQPQAYILQNKDHRIVFVIPWQDDYSIIGTTDVEYKGNPHDVKIDDNEVSYLLDVYNDHFKQQLTRDDIVWTYSGVRPLCDDESDSPQAITRDYTLSVDDDNGQAPLLSVFGGKLTTYRKLAEHALDKLHKYYPQAGKAWTKGAVLPGGDIAGTRDDYAAALRRRFNLPESLTRRYSRTYGSNSELILANVKGLSDLGEDFGHDLYEAELRYLVEKEWAVMLDDVIWRRTKLGMRFDDAQKQRISDWLASYRQQQIAKAG
- the glpG gene encoding rhomboid family intramembrane serine protease GlpG, producing the protein MMIRVIALSNPRLAQAFVDYMHTQQVHLDMRPQGHEAELWLEDETQLSKVQEALEIFLRDPTNPRYLAASWQTGSMDTGIQYQRYSYLQTLKQKAGPLTLSLMVVTIAVFILMQIAGYESVMVWLAFPTEGQQIEVWRWFSHVLLHFSLLHILFNLMWWWYLGGPVEKVLGTGKLLVITLVSALVSGWAQSWFSGTHFGGLSGVVYALMGYVWLRGEREPDGYLSLPRSLMAFALLWLVAGYFDILGMSIANAAHVAGLVVGLLMAFWDTYNKTNPQ
- a CDS encoding DeoR/GlpR family transcriptional regulator, with amino-acid sequence MKQTQRHDAIIELVRQQGYVSTEELVEHFAVSPQTIRRDLNDLAEQNKIHRHHGGAALPSSSVNTAYHDRKMMWSDEKARIARRVASQIPDGATLFIDIGTTPEAVAYALMQHKDLRVVTNNLNVATLLTAKEDFRLILAGGEVRTRDGGIMGEATLDFISQFRLDFGILGISGIDMDGSLLEFDYHEVRTKRAIIENSRCVMLVTDHSKFGRNAMVNLGNMDLIDYLFTDQSPPPSVLKIIEQHKVQLELC